A genomic stretch from Bordetella sp. N includes:
- a CDS encoding helix-turn-helix domain-containing protein encodes MTALLEQKRQISLPSVVTEPALWGDSPVPLDRDDIDLLLDGMSDRADELADTLKLIRRRLSHKHEHRASLPVLVNEPARLPAPVVAEKTWRLAEGRFSLLSPDGESITLSRTEQQFLLALFQAPGRQLTYEQAYQAIAPQPGALPRSHGSLSVLLSRLRTKFRKLDLELPLHTVRGQGYVFAGATTILPT; translated from the coding sequence ATGACCGCCCTGCTGGAGCAGAAGCGGCAAATCTCCCTCCCGTCAGTCGTCACCGAACCGGCACTTTGGGGCGATAGCCCGGTGCCCCTCGACCGGGACGACATAGACCTGCTTCTTGACGGAATGAGCGACCGCGCCGATGAGTTGGCCGATACGCTAAAGCTTATTCGACGACGCCTGTCCCACAAACACGAACATCGGGCGTCCCTGCCCGTTCTCGTCAACGAGCCTGCCAGGCTGCCCGCGCCAGTCGTAGCCGAAAAAACCTGGCGCCTGGCGGAGGGCCGCTTCTCGCTGCTCTCTCCCGACGGCGAATCGATCACCTTGTCGCGAACGGAGCAGCAGTTTCTTCTTGCGTTATTTCAAGCACCAGGACGCCAGCTGACTTACGAACAAGCCTATCAAGCGATCGCTCCACAACCGGGCGCGCTGCCACGATCGCATGGGTCACTATCCGTGCTGTTGAGCCGGCTGCGGACGAAATTCCGCAAGCTTGACCTTGAACTGCCTTTGCATACCGTGCGGGGACAGGGCTATGTATTTGCGGGCGCGACGACGATTTTGCCGACATAA